In one Bacillus sp. Marseille-P3661 genomic region, the following are encoded:
- the trpA gene encoding tryptophan synthase subunit alpha, which produces MNKIQQVFSNGKAFIPFITAGDPSLEITEQLVLQMAEAGADLIELGIPFSDPIAEGPVIQEADIRALAAGTTTDKIFAMVKRIRKTCTVPIAFMTYVNPIFTYGAERFMKNCEEVGVHAVIVPDLPYEEKDELLPYCSQHDVTLISMIAPTSNDRIRMIASEAEGFIYCVSSMGVTGVRKEIGNEVEEMIKIVKDVKGIPCAIGFGISTPEQAERMAQFSDGVIVGSAIVRIVAQYGLDCVPHVVEYVREMKKAISKSREPLA; this is translated from the coding sequence ATGAATAAAATTCAACAAGTGTTTTCAAATGGCAAGGCGTTTATCCCGTTTATTACTGCGGGTGATCCATCTTTAGAAATTACTGAGCAATTGGTTTTGCAAATGGCAGAGGCAGGCGCGGATTTAATTGAACTTGGTATTCCTTTTTCAGATCCAATCGCAGAAGGTCCAGTTATTCAGGAAGCTGATATTCGTGCGCTTGCTGCTGGTACAACAACAGATAAAATATTTGCAATGGTGAAGCGAATCCGCAAAACTTGTACAGTTCCGATCGCATTTATGACATATGTCAATCCGATCTTTACTTATGGTGCCGAGAGATTTATGAAAAATTGTGAAGAGGTAGGCGTTCATGCGGTCATTGTTCCGGATCTGCCTTATGAAGAAAAAGATGAATTGCTGCCGTATTGTTCTCAACATGATGTTACCTTAATTTCCATGATCGCACCAACTTCGAATGACCGAATTCGCATGATTGCTAGTGAAGCTGAAGGATTCATTTACTGCGTATCTTCAATGGGAGTAACGGGTGTGCGTAAAGAGATTGGCAATGAAGTTGAGGAAATGATCAAAATTGTAAAAGACGTGAAGGGAATTCCATGTGCGATTGGCTTTGGTATTTCTACACCTGAACAAGCCGAGCGAATGGCTCAATTTTCTGATGGAGTGATTGTCGGAAGTGCAATCGTTAGAATCGTAGCCCAATATGGACTCGACTGCGTACCGCATGTCGTGGAATATGTGCGAGAAATGAAAAAGGCTATAAGTAAAAGCAGGGAACCATTGGCTTAG
- the trpB gene encoding tryptophan synthase subunit beta, with product MTKGRFGVHGGQYIPETLMNAVKELENAYNHYKTDPEFLEEFDSLLTKYAGRPSLLYFAEKMTKDLGGARIYLKREDLNHTGSHKINNVLGQVLLAKRMGKTRVIAETGAGQHGVATATAAALMGLECEIFMGKEDTDRQALNVYRMELLGAKVHAVTSGTQTLKDAVNETMREWTQRVDDTHYVLGSVMGPHPFPTIVRDFQSVISREIKQQIIEEEGRLPDAVLACVGGGSNAIGTFYEFIEDEGVRLIGCEAAGHGVETEKTAATIATGSLGIFHGMKSYFCQDEYGQIAPVHSISAGLDYPGIGPEHANLHDQGRAEYVPVTDDEAVEAFEYLSRLEGIIPAIESAHAVAHAKKLAPTMSEAQIMVICLSGRGDKDVASIARYKGVQIYE from the coding sequence ATGACAAAAGGAAGATTTGGAGTTCACGGCGGTCAGTATATACCTGAAACACTAATGAATGCCGTTAAAGAGCTAGAGAATGCATATAATCATTATAAAACTGATCCGGAATTTTTAGAAGAGTTTGATAGTTTGCTTACTAAATATGCGGGTCGGCCGTCGCTGCTTTATTTTGCAGAAAAAATGACGAAGGACCTTGGTGGGGCAAGGATTTATTTAAAACGAGAGGATTTAAATCATACAGGCTCACATAAAATCAATAATGTGCTTGGACAGGTTCTTCTTGCCAAACGAATGGGAAAAACGCGTGTTATCGCTGAGACTGGTGCAGGGCAGCATGGTGTTGCCACAGCAACTGCTGCTGCCCTTATGGGGTTAGAATGTGAGATTTTCATGGGTAAGGAGGACACGGACCGTCAGGCACTTAATGTGTATCGAATGGAACTGCTCGGTGCAAAGGTGCACGCAGTAACAAGCGGTACACAAACACTTAAGGATGCAGTAAATGAAACCATGCGCGAATGGACACAGCGGGTTGATGATACACACTATGTACTTGGTTCGGTGATGGGGCCGCATCCGTTTCCAACAATTGTTCGTGACTTTCAAAGTGTTATTAGTCGCGAAATCAAACAGCAAATTATTGAGGAAGAGGGCAGATTGCCAGATGCCGTGCTTGCTTGTGTAGGTGGGGGTAGCAATGCCATCGGTACATTTTATGAGTTTATTGAGGATGAAGGTGTCCGTCTAATCGGTTGTGAAGCGGCTGGGCATGGTGTTGAAACTGAAAAAACAGCGGCAACGATCGCAACGGGTTCGCTAGGAATTTTCCATGGCATGAAGTCTTACTTCTGTCAGGATGAATATGGCCAGATTGCACCTGTACATTCCATTTCCGCAGGGCTTGATTATCCAGGGATTGGCCCAGAGCATGCGAATTTACATGATCAAGGCAGAGCTGAATATGTTCCGGTTACTGATGATGAGGCGGTTGAGGCATTTGAATACCTGTCACGTTTAGAAGGAATTATTCCTGCAATCGAAAGTGCACATGCAGTTGCTCACGCGAAAAAGCTAGCGCCGACAATGAGCGAGGCTCAAATCATGGTGATCTGCCTGTCTGGTAGAGGTGATAAGGATGTTGCATCAATAGCACGTTATAAGGGAGTGCAAATATATGAATAA